In Alteromonas sp. V450, the following proteins share a genomic window:
- a CDS encoding DUF2062 domain-containing protein, which yields MPKKFIRRFLPDHQSIKQNRALKIFGKVLHEPNLWHLNRRSASGAFAIGLFFAFWPVPFQMWLSAGVAIPFRANLPLSVATVWITNPFTIPPIFYGAYKVGTTVLGTKPEHFEFQFSWQWVVESINTIGPAFLVGCGICSVVFGLAGYVTLNWVWRLQVKKAWEKRRQLRRQSAQ from the coding sequence ATGCCTAAAAAATTTATTCGACGTTTTTTGCCTGATCATCAAAGTATTAAGCAAAATAGAGCCTTAAAAATTTTTGGAAAAGTATTACATGAACCTAACCTTTGGCATTTGAATCGTCGTTCTGCATCTGGCGCTTTCGCAATTGGTTTATTTTTTGCGTTTTGGCCAGTTCCTTTTCAAATGTGGCTTTCAGCTGGTGTTGCCATTCCTTTTCGCGCAAATTTGCCATTATCCGTTGCTACCGTTTGGATAACTAACCCCTTTACTATTCCGCCTATATTTTATGGGGCTTATAAAGTTGGAACTACTGTACTTGGGACTAAACCTGAACATTTTGAGTTTCAATTTAGCTGGCAATGGGTGGTAGAAAGTATAAATACTATTGGCCCGGCGTTCCTTGTAGGCTGTGGAATTTGCTCAGTCGTATTTGGGTTAGCGGGTTACGTTACGCTGAACTGGGTCTGGCGTTTACAGGTGAAAAAAGCGTGGGAGAAAAGACGTCAACTGCGCCGTCAGTCGGCGCAGTAG